The following coding sequences are from one Arthrobacter crystallopoietes window:
- a CDS encoding ABC transporter ATP-binding protein: protein MLQITDLSVTYGGALTALHKVTLAVPDGGVVALLGSNGAGKTTLLRAVSNNLKRHRGKITSGKLAFNGIDLQSKDTAALVSNGVVQVPEGRRIFGRLTVEENLRVGGLRQAKGQAAKARDHVYELFPRLQERRNQRGLLLSGGEQQMLAIGRALMASPKLLMLDEPSLGLAPLVVSQVGDVIKAINEQGTSILIIEQNANMALSVADYAYVLETGRVSLHGEAQELAATDEIKHLYLGHGGGGNDDLAAPALSLAGKTLKPWSEES, encoded by the coding sequence ATGCTCCAAATCACAGATCTGTCGGTGACCTACGGAGGCGCCCTCACGGCTCTGCACAAAGTGACTTTGGCGGTGCCCGACGGCGGCGTGGTGGCATTGCTCGGCAGTAACGGTGCGGGAAAAACAACTCTGCTGCGTGCCGTCTCGAACAACCTTAAGCGGCACCGAGGAAAGATCACGTCAGGCAAACTTGCCTTCAACGGGATTGACCTGCAGTCCAAGGACACGGCGGCGCTCGTCTCCAACGGAGTGGTGCAGGTTCCCGAAGGGCGCAGAATTTTCGGGAGGCTGACTGTCGAAGAGAATTTGCGTGTAGGTGGACTAAGGCAAGCGAAGGGCCAAGCCGCCAAAGCTCGCGACCATGTATACGAACTGTTCCCCCGACTTCAGGAGCGACGCAACCAGCGCGGGCTGCTTTTGTCCGGGGGTGAGCAGCAGATGCTCGCCATTGGCCGCGCCCTAATGGCCTCGCCGAAGCTGTTGATGCTGGATGAACCGTCACTCGGCCTGGCACCCCTGGTGGTTTCCCAAGTAGGCGACGTGATTAAGGCCATCAACGAGCAAGGCACGTCGATTCTTATTATCGAGCAGAACGCGAACATGGCGTTGTCCGTGGCTGATTATGCGTATGTGTTGGAAACGGGACGTGTTTCCCTGCACGGCGAAGCGCAGGAACTTGCTGCTACCGACGAAATCAAACACCTTTACCTCGGTCACGGTGGCGGTGGAAATGATGACTTGGCAGCGCCGGCGCTCTCCCTGGCCGGCAAGACGTTGAAGCCCTGGAGCGAAGAATCATGA
- a CDS encoding DUF4238 domain-containing protein, with amino-acid sequence MPNFVKHRSQEAEELWQSVESHLPAVFTSLDAGTLAQSPEHYKTIADCVALHFARSIESRRIHDNAVSAAKHHVFEDQDKLKQLALAKHGLHLDAPAILGNIATEVLADLNQTEASGELFQEWIEEVFHETRRYLAGSRVSVHHTDTDVEFLLGDCPAIGIGPNMHPMHRVPLYEATAILMPLGPKALAMLDRGASESPSDVPVQGEFAFYMNRAQVAQAHRQVYYRPSSSFLAGLARAYRPPRKFRTSSNEPL; translated from the coding sequence GTGCCGAACTTTGTGAAGCACCGGTCTCAAGAGGCAGAAGAACTTTGGCAGAGCGTGGAAAGCCACCTTCCGGCGGTGTTCACATCGTTGGATGCCGGCACTCTAGCCCAGTCGCCGGAGCACTATAAAACCATTGCTGACTGCGTTGCCCTTCATTTCGCACGCAGTATCGAAAGCCGGCGAATCCATGACAATGCCGTCTCAGCGGCAAAGCATCACGTGTTTGAGGACCAGGACAAGCTGAAGCAGTTGGCACTTGCTAAACACGGTCTTCACCTGGATGCTCCTGCCATTCTGGGAAATATCGCAACCGAGGTGTTGGCTGACCTGAATCAAACCGAAGCTTCGGGCGAGCTCTTCCAAGAATGGATTGAAGAGGTCTTTCATGAAACGCGCCGCTATCTAGCTGGAAGCCGAGTGTCAGTTCATCATACGGACACCGATGTTGAGTTTCTTTTGGGGGATTGTCCGGCAATTGGAATCGGACCAAACATGCACCCCATGCACCGAGTGCCTCTGTATGAGGCCACCGCGATTCTCATGCCCCTTGGCCCAAAGGCATTGGCGATGCTTGATCGCGGTGCGTCAGAATCCCCCTCTGACGTGCCCGTGCAAGGCGAGTTTGCCTTCTATATGAATCGTGCACAGGTTGCACAAGCTCACAGGCAGGTGTATTACCGTCCATCTAGTAGCTTTTTAGCGGGCCTAGCACGCGCCTATCGACCACCGCGAAAATTCCGGACATCTAGCAATGAGCCGCTCTAG
- a CDS encoding ABC transporter substrate-binding protein, translating to MSASRSKRVLAAAVTASLALTLGACSTKAAGDEAGGNTEGVKTGAGISGDTITLGVLGDLTGPFAALTTDHNRGVETYWEEANSDGGVCGQFQVELDIKDHGYNVQNAVSMYSQMTPNVLAYQDFVGGSHTAAILDQAERDNRLVVPSSSTQHLSESDVVMVPALHYDLDMELVAEYLSEEGLIKDGDTVGVIYLEGDYGESGHKGAQAAAETHDLKLKEYMVKASDSDMTAPVNDAVRAGASAILVASIPAHTSSAAAVLESGNQDITLGGSWPSYTPSMLDNTGGEYLQEHFYAGSPSTTYDTSEGQELLAKLQAKFPGEKLTNQASMGYGSAWMVHEVLEAACAAGDLTPEGVIAAKKSMGPLASNGIMPDMDYSTPGGSPTKSLFMFRMDSEVDGGLRNITDGLYTSDVLEN from the coding sequence ATGAGCGCATCCCGTTCAAAGCGTGTCCTGGCCGCAGCAGTGACAGCCTCGCTGGCACTAACTCTTGGCGCGTGCAGCACTAAAGCCGCCGGCGACGAGGCCGGGGGCAACACCGAGGGCGTCAAGACCGGCGCAGGAATATCCGGTGACACCATCACGCTTGGCGTCCTCGGCGATCTGACCGGACCATTCGCCGCACTGACTACTGATCACAACAGGGGCGTCGAAACCTACTGGGAGGAAGCCAACAGTGACGGCGGTGTTTGCGGCCAGTTCCAGGTTGAACTCGACATTAAGGATCACGGCTATAACGTGCAGAATGCTGTGTCGATGTACAGCCAAATGACACCGAACGTCCTCGCTTACCAAGATTTTGTGGGTGGGTCCCATACTGCGGCCATCTTGGACCAGGCGGAGCGTGACAATCGTCTGGTTGTCCCCAGCTCTTCTACCCAGCACCTCTCCGAGAGTGATGTCGTGATGGTTCCGGCGCTGCACTACGATCTGGACATGGAACTGGTCGCGGAATACTTGAGTGAAGAAGGTCTTATCAAGGACGGCGACACCGTGGGAGTCATCTATTTGGAAGGTGACTATGGCGAAAGCGGGCACAAGGGCGCTCAGGCTGCAGCCGAAACCCATGACCTGAAACTCAAGGAGTACATGGTCAAGGCTTCGGACTCCGATATGACAGCTCCGGTTAATGATGCTGTCCGGGCAGGCGCTTCTGCCATTCTCGTCGCCTCGATCCCGGCCCACACCAGTTCCGCCGCGGCCGTGCTTGAGTCCGGCAACCAGGACATCACGCTCGGAGGCTCTTGGCCGTCCTACACGCCCTCCATGCTGGATAACACCGGTGGCGAGTACCTGCAGGAGCATTTCTACGCGGGTTCGCCGTCCACCACCTACGACACTTCCGAAGGGCAGGAATTGCTCGCTAAGCTGCAGGCTAAGTTCCCCGGGGAGAAGCTGACCAATCAGGCGTCTATGGGCTATGGGTCGGCGTGGATGGTTCACGAAGTGCTTGAGGCAGCCTGTGCTGCCGGCGACCTGACGCCGGAGGGTGTTATTGCTGCGAAGAAGTCGATGGGTCCACTGGCCTCGAACGGGATTATGCCCGACATGGACTACTCCACGCCCGGTGGGTCCCCGACTAAGTCTCTGTTCATGTTCCGGATGGACTCCGAGGTTGACGGCGGACTGCGCAATATCACCGACGGGCTGTACACCAGCGACGTCCTGGAGAACTAG
- a CDS encoding branched-chain amino acid ABC transporter permease, translating into MNLELLITGLSLGAVYALVALGFVIVFKASEVLNFAHGSLVVAGAYVTARTHEALGFFGAVVAGIIAAALAALIIERVLVRPIRNAPVISLAIMTIGVEVVMNTELVRQMGVEILPLGHPWGAATFALGDMVVPVNRAMAIVTAVVIIGIFLLAFRFSSWGVSMRAAAEDRETAELVGLKLGRISMVSWIIAGALAAVAGIFLTGAPTPGLAPSLAVIAMRAFPAAIIGGLDSVAGALAGGMIIGLVEAFAVGYQSELSFLGRGIGEVMPFIVMIIVLIVRPQGLFGRKEFVRA; encoded by the coding sequence ATGAATCTGGAACTGCTCATCACCGGGCTCTCACTCGGCGCCGTCTATGCCCTGGTAGCGCTGGGCTTCGTGATTGTCTTCAAAGCATCCGAGGTCCTGAACTTCGCCCATGGCTCTCTGGTTGTCGCCGGCGCTTACGTCACGGCCCGAACGCATGAGGCGCTCGGTTTCTTTGGAGCCGTTGTCGCCGGAATCATCGCTGCTGCACTGGCTGCACTCATTATCGAACGTGTATTGGTTCGGCCGATCCGGAATGCTCCCGTCATCTCTCTGGCCATCATGACCATTGGAGTTGAAGTTGTTATGAACACAGAACTGGTCCGCCAGATGGGGGTGGAAATCCTTCCCCTTGGCCACCCATGGGGAGCGGCAACCTTCGCCCTCGGCGACATGGTGGTCCCGGTCAACCGTGCGATGGCTATTGTAACGGCGGTAGTCATCATTGGCATCTTCCTCCTAGCGTTCCGCTTCTCTTCTTGGGGTGTGTCGATGCGTGCGGCAGCTGAGGACCGTGAGACAGCAGAACTCGTCGGGCTCAAGCTCGGCAGGATCTCCATGGTTTCCTGGATCATTGCCGGCGCGCTGGCAGCTGTTGCCGGCATATTCCTCACCGGGGCCCCCACCCCGGGATTGGCGCCGAGCCTGGCAGTGATCGCGATGAGGGCGTTCCCGGCGGCGATTATCGGAGGACTGGATTCCGTAGCCGGAGCCCTCGCGGGCGGCATGATCATCGGGCTGGTTGAAGCGTTCGCCGTGGGGTACCAGTCGGAACTGTCCTTCCTCGGCCGCGGCATCGGCGAGGTGATGCCCTTCATCGTCATGATCATCGTTTTGATTGTCCGGCCCCAGGGTCTCTTCGGGCGTAAGGAGTTTGTCCGTGCCTAA
- a CDS encoding MarR family winged helix-turn-helix transcriptional regulator yields the protein MKKQTPRVGPLEYEELAREAATTLYQDVDFTAMSMCFNLIRVTNRIVKDLEVSVHRPSGISFAGYQLLFSLKAVGRVHPNALARLAGVSTASMSSLLNTLEKYGLITREPDPTDGRKAIVALTDEGESVVAELCMNNNQREQAWAAGLTSAEASILTELLKKLLLHRPQLRSVRAAS from the coding sequence ATGAAGAAGCAAACGCCGCGCGTCGGCCCTCTCGAGTACGAAGAGCTGGCACGCGAGGCAGCGACAACGCTCTATCAGGACGTTGATTTTACAGCCATGTCGATGTGCTTTAATTTGATCCGGGTGACCAACCGGATCGTCAAAGACCTGGAAGTTTCAGTCCATCGGCCCAGCGGCATCAGTTTTGCCGGATACCAACTGCTGTTCAGCCTCAAGGCGGTAGGGCGCGTCCACCCCAATGCCCTCGCACGCCTTGCTGGCGTCTCCACCGCCTCCATGTCCAGCCTGCTCAATACGTTGGAAAAGTACGGACTCATCACACGGGAACCGGATCCAACCGATGGGCGCAAGGCGATAGTGGCTCTGACTGATGAAGGCGAGTCGGTCGTCGCCGAACTCTGCATGAACAATAACCAACGAGAGCAAGCCTGGGCGGCAGGTCTTACCTCTGCCGAGGCGAGCATACTGACCGAACTGCTCAAGAAGCTACTACTTCACCGGCCTCAGCTGCGCAGCGTTCGGGCGGCCTCCTAA
- a CDS encoding DUF6414 family protein: MALRSPIYLDSETLLAQAEYHDIELPRQEDIVERTIRKRTGGGKIGMSGLGLDASAGTDVEHQTSYSLEPKEKATVSKVIDSLIKADAVKINLDGNAVLGKDDLVEIEGLTYITAASLAGKMFFIFRRLMDTVEGDLEAIFDLDANDLPVAEQLNQVYLRNELLPIPILLEMTGSRLLQKVYVNVRPDHFIGTASANRVEGDMRVLGTVSALVPGGDDGFLSAEAWLLHDWEYLLRRKLMTQVEDVVRGMVKQFELDLPSENVHSHITGPAIVVDAIALY, encoded by the coding sequence ATGGCGCTTAGATCACCTATTTATCTTGACAGCGAAACTTTGCTCGCTCAGGCGGAGTACCACGACATCGAGTTGCCCCGGCAGGAGGACATCGTAGAGAGGACCATCCGGAAACGGACTGGCGGAGGCAAAATCGGTATGTCCGGTCTCGGGCTAGATGCCTCCGCAGGAACTGACGTCGAGCACCAGACGAGCTATAGCTTGGAGCCGAAGGAAAAGGCCACAGTTAGCAAGGTCATTGACTCGTTAATCAAGGCCGACGCGGTCAAAATCAACCTTGATGGCAATGCTGTACTCGGGAAGGACGACCTAGTCGAGATTGAAGGTCTGACTTACATCACTGCGGCCAGTCTGGCGGGGAAAATGTTCTTCATCTTCCGCCGGCTCATGGATACCGTCGAAGGCGATCTGGAGGCGATCTTCGACCTGGACGCAAACGACCTTCCAGTGGCCGAGCAGTTAAATCAGGTGTATCTGCGCAACGAACTGTTGCCTATCCCGATCTTGCTGGAAATGACCGGATCGCGACTGCTGCAGAAGGTCTACGTGAATGTCCGTCCCGACCATTTCATTGGTACAGCCTCCGCGAATAGGGTCGAGGGCGATATGCGAGTCCTCGGTACTGTGTCGGCGCTAGTGCCCGGCGGCGATGACGGATTTCTGAGCGCGGAGGCATGGCTGCTGCATGATTGGGAGTACCTTCTGCGGCGCAAGCTCATGACGCAGGTGGAAGACGTGGTTAGAGGCATGGTGAAACAGTTTGAACTCGACCTGCCATCCGAGAACGTCCATAGCCACATCACAGGTCCGGCCATCGTTGTAGATGCCATCGCACTCTACTGA
- a CDS encoding IS256 family transposase, which yields MIDPVTGEIIDQKELAEQLLAQAKEQGVSLVGPGGLLNQLTKNVLETALEAELTEHLGHEHGETPIAANMRNGTRSKTVLTEIGPVEIEVPRDREGSFEPVIVPKRKRRLDGIDQIVLSLSARGLTTGEIAAHFEEVYGAKVSKDTISRITEKVAGELAEWSARPLDPIYPVIFVDAIVVKVRDGQVRNTPFYVVMGVTTNGEREILGIWAGDGAEGARFWLQVFSELKNRGVEDVLIAVCDGLKGLPEAITTTWERTVVQQCIVHLIRNSFRYAGRQHRDGIVKALKPVYTAPSEQAAKDRFDEFKAEWGQRYPAIVQLWESAWAEFVPFLEYDVEIRRVICTTNAIESINARYRRAVRARGHFPNEAAALKCLYLVTRSLDPTGGGRARWVMRWKPALNAFAITFAGRFERTSN from the coding sequence ATGATCGATCCCGTGACGGGAGAGATCATCGATCAGAAGGAGCTCGCCGAGCAGTTGCTCGCGCAGGCCAAGGAACAGGGCGTGAGCCTGGTGGGCCCCGGCGGTCTGCTGAACCAGCTCACGAAAAACGTGCTCGAGACTGCGCTGGAAGCGGAACTGACCGAGCACCTCGGCCACGAGCACGGCGAGACTCCGATCGCGGCCAACATGCGCAATGGCACCCGATCCAAGACCGTATTGACCGAGATCGGGCCGGTGGAGATCGAGGTGCCGCGGGACCGTGAGGGATCCTTCGAGCCGGTGATCGTGCCCAAGCGGAAACGGCGCTTGGACGGAATCGATCAGATCGTGCTCTCCCTGAGCGCCCGGGGTTTGACGACCGGGGAGATCGCTGCGCACTTCGAGGAGGTTTACGGGGCCAAGGTCTCCAAGGACACCATCAGCCGGATTACGGAGAAGGTCGCCGGTGAGCTGGCTGAGTGGTCCGCCCGCCCGCTGGATCCGATCTACCCGGTGATCTTCGTCGATGCGATCGTGGTCAAGGTCCGCGACGGCCAGGTACGCAACACCCCGTTCTACGTCGTCATGGGCGTGACCACCAATGGGGAGCGGGAAATCCTGGGCATCTGGGCCGGCGACGGCGCCGAAGGCGCCCGGTTCTGGCTGCAGGTCTTCTCCGAGCTGAAGAACCGGGGTGTGGAAGACGTGCTCATCGCCGTCTGCGACGGGCTCAAAGGGCTGCCGGAGGCGATCACGACCACCTGGGAGCGAACGGTGGTGCAGCAGTGCATTGTGCACCTGATCCGCAACAGCTTCCGCTACGCCGGCCGGCAGCACCGCGACGGGATCGTCAAGGCGCTCAAGCCGGTCTACACCGCACCCAGTGAGCAGGCCGCGAAGGACAGGTTCGACGAATTCAAAGCCGAGTGGGGCCAACGGTATCCAGCCATCGTGCAGCTCTGGGAATCCGCATGGGCGGAGTTTGTGCCGTTCCTGGAGTACGACGTGGAGATCCGGCGGGTGATCTGCACGACGAACGCGATCGAGTCGATCAATGCCCGCTACCGGCGGGCGGTGAGGGCGCGCGGGCACTTCCCCAACGAGGCCGCTGCTCTGAAATGCCTCTACCTGGTCACCAGGTCTCTTGACCCTACCGGCGGAGGCCGGGCACGCTGGGTGATGAGGTGGAAGCCTGCGCTCAACGCGTTCGCGATCACCTTCGCGGGTCGGTTCGAGAGAACCTCCAACTAA
- a CDS encoding branched-chain amino acid ABC transporter permease — protein sequence MPNPTIDIASTRREALTVPVYKRSRGIARPVPLLIAGVVLLIAPLYVSAFWLQLGFTISALAVGAIGLNLLTGTTGQLSLAHPFFMGVGALAYVVLSGESQETSLGPIIGLGLPPLLGMIGGVLLAGLAGLLFSPVSARLQGIYLGVSSLALVFIGLHVLNTVSPLSGGFNGRSTPAFEVLGLRFDHSDNPVTILGVPFGRAELLWYLGIVLLVLAYWFARNLLKSRPGRAMKLVADSQLAASVMGVPVMQYKGKVFFASSVYAGLAGVMYALAIGSIAPQSFGMDLSMQFLAMIVIGGLGSVGGAIAGAAFVTSLPLVIQNLSEYIPFVSNSPGGMSASHLASYIYGAAVILVLIFKPSGLAGIWESAVRLTKRRRPGTDKTHTARRGRADVQDPTN from the coding sequence GTGCCTAATCCAACTATCGATATCGCGTCCACACGGAGAGAGGCACTCACCGTTCCGGTTTACAAACGGTCACGTGGGATTGCCAGGCCAGTGCCGTTGCTCATTGCCGGCGTGGTTCTATTGATTGCTCCGCTGTATGTGAGTGCCTTTTGGCTCCAGCTCGGCTTCACTATTTCTGCATTGGCGGTAGGCGCCATCGGATTGAACCTGCTGACGGGTACCACTGGCCAACTGTCTCTGGCCCATCCTTTCTTCATGGGAGTAGGTGCACTGGCCTATGTTGTACTGAGCGGAGAGTCGCAGGAAACGAGTCTGGGACCGATCATCGGTCTGGGGCTTCCACCGCTGCTCGGCATGATTGGCGGAGTCTTACTGGCAGGACTGGCCGGGCTGCTGTTCTCGCCCGTGTCCGCCAGGCTCCAGGGAATCTACCTTGGTGTTTCCAGCCTGGCGCTGGTGTTCATTGGCCTGCACGTCCTCAATACCGTCAGCCCGTTGTCCGGTGGCTTCAATGGACGCTCAACGCCTGCATTCGAAGTACTGGGGCTACGCTTCGATCACTCTGATAACCCAGTCACCATCCTCGGGGTGCCGTTCGGCCGTGCCGAACTCCTGTGGTACCTCGGAATCGTCCTGCTGGTACTGGCCTATTGGTTCGCCCGGAACCTGCTTAAGTCCAGGCCCGGCAGGGCGATGAAGCTCGTGGCCGACAGCCAGCTGGCGGCTTCTGTCATGGGTGTGCCGGTCATGCAGTATAAAGGCAAAGTGTTCTTCGCCTCCTCTGTCTATGCCGGTTTGGCAGGCGTTATGTACGCCCTTGCGATCGGCAGCATCGCACCCCAATCGTTTGGCATGGATCTGTCCATGCAGTTTCTGGCCATGATTGTCATCGGCGGACTGGGCTCGGTAGGCGGAGCCATCGCCGGAGCGGCCTTCGTTACATCGCTGCCCTTGGTCATTCAAAACCTCTCTGAATACATCCCGTTTGTTTCCAACTCACCCGGCGGAATGTCCGCATCTCACCTAGCCAGCTACATCTATGGCGCTGCCGTCATTCTGGTCCTGATTTTCAAGCCATCGGGGCTGGCCGGGATATGGGAGTCGGCTGTCCGCCTCACGAAGAGACGGCGACCCGGAACTGACAAAACGCATACGGCACGCAGGGGTCGAGCAGACGTACAAGACCCGACCAACTAG
- a CDS encoding recombinase family protein, which yields MAGQRIGYVRVSTLDQNEQRQLEGQPLDRVFTDKASGRDTARPQLVELVRFARDGDTVVVHSMDRLARNLDDLRSLVQKLTTKGVRVEFVKEGLVFTGEDSPMANLMLSVMGAFAEFERSLIKERQREGIALARQRGAYRGRKKTLAPEQAAELVRRAAAGIPKSTLAKDYGISRETVYQYLRQATKATADEASPASASASLLPEA from the coding sequence GTGGCGGGGCAACGAATCGGGTACGTGCGAGTCAGCACCCTGGACCAGAACGAACAACGCCAGCTCGAAGGCCAGCCACTCGACCGAGTGTTCACCGATAAGGCCTCCGGCCGGGACACTGCCCGACCCCAACTCGTCGAACTCGTCCGCTTCGCCCGCGACGGAGACACCGTGGTCGTGCACAGCATGGACCGGCTGGCCCGGAACCTGGACGACCTGCGGTCCCTGGTTCAGAAACTGACCACCAAGGGCGTCCGAGTCGAATTCGTCAAAGAAGGACTCGTCTTCACCGGCGAGGACTCCCCCATGGCCAACCTCATGCTTTCGGTCATGGGGGCCTTCGCCGAGTTCGAACGCTCCCTTATTAAGGAGCGCCAGCGCGAGGGGATCGCCCTGGCCCGCCAGCGGGGCGCCTATCGCGGCCGGAAGAAGACCCTCGCCCCGGAACAGGCCGCCGAATTAGTGCGCCGTGCCGCGGCCGGCATCCCGAAATCAACGCTGGCCAAGGACTACGGCATCAGCCGAGAAACGGTCTACCAGTACCTGCGTCAAGCCACAAAAGCGACAGCTGATGAAGCGTCGCCGGCCTCTGCCTCTGCCTCTCTCCTGCCTGAAGCATGA
- a CDS encoding hotdog fold thioesterase — translation MTSPTADLQLDSVADRLRHRYQFDESSKNLGIEFVEASEGRVVMSLAVQDTMLNGHRILHGGYLFTLGDTCFAFVCESVGHPSVSRQAEITYIAPGAANSTLIATGVERTRFGRNNIVDVTIHDETGTHLAEMRVFGVITSGK, via the coding sequence ATGACAAGCCCCACAGCTGATTTGCAGCTGGACAGTGTGGCAGATCGTCTGCGGCACCGTTACCAGTTCGATGAGTCGTCCAAGAACCTCGGAATAGAGTTTGTTGAAGCATCAGAGGGCCGTGTCGTGATGTCCCTGGCGGTTCAGGACACCATGCTCAATGGACACCGCATCCTGCACGGTGGCTACCTTTTCACCCTCGGCGACACCTGCTTCGCCTTCGTCTGCGAATCCGTGGGACACCCCTCAGTGTCGCGTCAGGCGGAAATAACTTATATCGCTCCCGGAGCCGCCAACTCGACACTCATTGCCACCGGCGTCGAAAGGACCCGCTTCGGGCGCAACAATATCGTCGATGTAACCATCCACGACGAGACCGGAACGCATCTGGCCGAGATGCGGGTCTTCGGCGTAATTACGAGTGGCAAGTAG
- a CDS encoding ABC transporter ATP-binding protein, producing MNQQIPALEVSDVVVRFGAVKALDGVSFSVEPGTVHSIIGPNGAGKSTMLNVLSGVYRPKSGSVRLGNQDLVGLRADRITKLGMARAFQNLALSGEQSVEENLMLGRHSLTRTGFIAAGLGLPSARNEERRHRGRVREIAEFLDLTEQLDGPVGELSYGGQKRVEIARALAMEPKVLLLDEPVAGMNAGEKRYISSLIAEIARSLSITVILVEHDMEMVMSISDRVTVLDFGRRISDGTPAEVQNDPAVIGVYLGTPSEKAS from the coding sequence ATGAACCAGCAGATTCCGGCGCTGGAAGTGAGCGATGTCGTCGTTCGTTTCGGCGCGGTTAAGGCACTTGACGGAGTGAGCTTCTCGGTTGAACCGGGAACGGTTCACTCGATAATAGGTCCGAATGGGGCGGGCAAATCGACTATGCTGAACGTTTTGTCCGGTGTTTACAGGCCAAAATCCGGGTCGGTTCGGCTTGGAAACCAGGATCTGGTTGGCCTGCGTGCGGACAGAATCACTAAACTCGGCATGGCGCGCGCATTTCAGAATCTGGCCTTGAGCGGGGAGCAGAGCGTCGAGGAGAACCTGATGCTTGGCCGACATTCGTTAACGCGCACCGGATTCATTGCTGCCGGTCTGGGACTGCCGTCCGCTCGCAACGAAGAGCGTCGGCACCGCGGGCGGGTTCGTGAGATCGCCGAGTTCCTCGACCTGACGGAACAGCTCGACGGCCCCGTGGGCGAACTCTCCTATGGGGGGCAGAAGCGGGTTGAGATAGCCCGGGCGCTGGCCATGGAGCCGAAGGTGTTGCTGCTGGACGAGCCGGTTGCCGGCATGAATGCGGGCGAAAAGCGATACATCTCATCCCTGATTGCCGAGATCGCGCGTTCACTATCCATCACCGTCATCCTTGTCGAGCACGACATGGAAATGGTCATGTCGATCTCGGACCGGGTGACGGTTCTTGACTTTGGCCGACGGATTTCTGACGGCACGCCCGCAGAAGTGCAGAATGACCCGGCCGTGATCGGCGTCTACCTCGGTACCCCTTCGGAGAAAGCATCATGA
- a CDS encoding enoyl-CoA hydratase-related protein: MSAALVETVNQVMTITLNRPEAFNAVNMEMSNLVAEAMASAENDNDVRVVVIRGTGGKAFCAGADLKAVSRGEELFDSQGKYGEWGLAGCTGRTISKPVIAAVDGIAYGGGFEVALAADIIVASSTTRFALPEVKVGQLAGAGGAVRLPRQLPLKVAMDMLLTGEPISAERAHAFGLVSRLTEPGCAYADALKLAKAISRNAPLSLQSTKKVAVQLDTGRAGTEKAAWNVNSVEFPAILASNDAKEGATAFAEKRAPHWTGS; the protein is encoded by the coding sequence CGCCCAGAGGCATTCAACGCGGTCAACATGGAGATGTCCAATCTGGTCGCGGAAGCGATGGCAAGCGCAGAGAACGACAACGATGTGCGTGTGGTCGTCATCCGCGGCACCGGCGGCAAAGCCTTCTGCGCGGGCGCGGATTTGAAGGCCGTGTCCCGAGGCGAGGAGCTATTCGATTCCCAAGGCAAATACGGCGAGTGGGGTTTGGCCGGCTGCACAGGACGCACCATCTCCAAGCCGGTGATTGCCGCCGTGGATGGAATCGCCTATGGAGGCGGATTCGAAGTCGCCCTCGCGGCGGATATCATCGTCGCTTCCTCAACCACGAGATTCGCGTTGCCGGAGGTTAAGGTGGGGCAGCTGGCCGGTGCTGGAGGTGCCGTACGGCTGCCGCGTCAACTTCCACTTAAGGTGGCCATGGACATGCTGCTGACCGGGGAACCGATCAGCGCCGAGCGCGCTCATGCCTTTGGCCTGGTCAGCAGGCTCACCGAGCCAGGCTGCGCCTACGCCGATGCACTCAAGCTGGCGAAGGCCATCAGCAGGAACGCACCCCTGTCACTGCAGTCGACGAAGAAAGTGGCAGTACAGCTTGACACCGGACGGGCAGGAACCGAGAAGGCCGCTTGGAACGTCAACTCTGTCGAGTTCCCGGCAATCCTAGCCAGCAATGATGCCAAGGAAGGCGCGACCGCCTTCGCCGAGAAGCGCGCTCCGCATTGGACAGGCAGCTGA